DNA from Pseudomonadota bacterium:
TACCAGTTTATTCTTAAACGCATCCGGGGCATGAATATGAACGAGATTATTGCCACTTATGCGATTGGGGTGGCGCTGATCGAGACCTTTCGCTGGCTCGGTTTCAAAGGAACCACCTTTACTTTGCCGGTGCTCTTCGAAGGGATGGTTTTTATCGGTGACGTACCGATCGATTACCAGCGTTTGATGGTGGTCGCTGTCGGCCTGGTGATGTTGGTGGCCGCCTGGGCTTTTACCAAGTTTACGAAAACCGGTCTCGCCTTGCGCGGGATTGCTCAGGATGAGCGGGCAGCGATGATGCTCGGCATCGATTCCGACATGACTGCCACCCTGGCCATGGCCTTAGGTTCGGCCATGGCCGGGTTGGCCGCGTTGATGATTTTTCCACTGGGCAGTATTGTGGTCGAGGCGGGCTACAATACCCTGATTTTTGCCTTGGCTGTCTGTATGGTCGGTGGTATCGGCAGTTGGGGGGGGACCATCCTGGCGGCTTTTGTTCTTGGTTTTCTCCAGGTTATTACGGTTACCTATCTGGCCACCCATTTTCAGATGGTGGTTACTTTAGGGGCCATCATTGCGACCCTGATTTTAAAACCGTCAGGTTTTTTCGGTAAACATAAAGAGCTTGAAGAGAGAGTTTGAAAAATGAAAACAGGAATGCGTAAAGAGAGGATTGATCGTGGTATCAAGGTTCGTTCCGACGGCATTTACGCCTTATCGTCATGGCGTGAGATATCATATCTCATGGCCCCTCGCGCGTTGCTTATCGGTGGCCTGCTTCTGGCTCCGTTAATCCTCCATTTTTTCCCCTATTGGCAGAAAGTGCTTTTGATTGTCTGTATCTATGCGCTTTTATCAATGGCCTTTGATTTTCTTGCCAACTATGTCGGTCTGGTCTGTCTCGGGGGCTCATTTTTTGTCGGGGTTGGTGGTTATGGGGCTGCCCTGCTGAATAAATATTTGCACTTTTCTCCGTTTCTTTCGATCCCTATGGCGGCGTTGGGCGGGGCCGCTTTCTGTACTCTTCTATTGTTACCTTGCCTGCCTTTGCGTGGGGTCTATTTTGCCATTGTAACTTTGATGTATCCGTTGATGATGACTCGTATTATCGAGGCTTTTGAACTCTTCGGTGGTACCAACGGGATGATGGATATTGCCGGTTTTGCCAATCCTTGGGCTGAACAGTATTTCCTGATTATTTCCACCTTGGTTTTTCTTTTTGCCCTGCGCCGTCTGGCGGTTGAGGATATCGGTCTAGTGATCAGGGGGATCAAGGATAACGACCAATCAGTCAGGGCTTCGGGCATCAATATAACGGTTGTCAAAGCTCAGGCCCTGTTTTACGCCGCTTTCTTAGGCTGTTTTGCCGGGGCTTACCTGGCCCATGTTTATATGTGGGCTGGTCTTTCCATGTTTGCTCTCGATTTTTCAATTATCCCGATTGCCGCAACCGTCATTGGCGGCGGTGGTTCTTTGCTTGGGGCTGTGTTAGGAGCGATTTTTCTGGTGCCGCTTTCAGAGGCCCTGCGTGCTTTCGGGCCTTTACGGATAGTGGCGTATTCCTTGATTTTGACGGTGGTGATTGTCATCAAAGGTGAGGGGTTGCTCAATTACTTGTCCCGTAAGTATAGTCAGTTTGAGCGTTGGGTAGAAATATAATGACTATGTTAACCGTTAAAGAGCTGAGTAAAAAATTTGGCGGGGTTACGGCCTTAAGTGATATCAACTTTTCGATCACCAAAGGGGAGATCTTAGGGGTCATCGGGCCCAATGGTTCAGGTAAAACCACGCTGATAAACTGTATTACCGGTTTTATCAAGGCCACCGC
Protein-coding regions in this window:
- a CDS encoding branched-chain amino acid ABC transporter permease gives rise to the protein MEILIYGIVNSFKLILIAFGFTLVYGISRLPNFAHGAIFVFTGFVAWIMMHKLHLSFLPAALLSLGCASLVGVIIYQFILKRIRGMNMNEIIATYAIGVALIETFRWLGFKGTTFTLPVLFEGMVFIGDVPIDYQRLMVVAVGLVMLVAAWAFTKFTKTGLALRGIAQDERAAMMLGIDSDMTATLAMALGSAMAGLAALMIFPLGSIVVEAGYNTLIFALAVCMVGGIGSWGGTILAAFVLGFLQVITVTYLATHFQMVVTLGAIIATLILKPSGFFGKHKELEERV
- a CDS encoding branched-chain amino acid ABC transporter permease codes for the protein MKTGMRKERIDRGIKVRSDGIYALSSWREISYLMAPRALLIGGLLLAPLILHFFPYWQKVLLIVCIYALLSMAFDFLANYVGLVCLGGSFFVGVGGYGAALLNKYLHFSPFLSIPMAALGGAAFCTLLLLPCLPLRGVYFAIVTLMYPLMMTRIIEAFELFGGTNGMMDIAGFANPWAEQYFLIISTLVFLFALRRLAVEDIGLVIRGIKDNDQSVRASGINITVVKAQALFYAAFLGCFAGAYLAHVYMWAGLSMFALDFSIIPIAATVIGGGGSLLGAVLGAIFLVPLSEALRAFGPLRIVAYSLILTVVIVIKGEGLLNYLSRKYSQFERWVEI